The region AGCGCAAACTCAACCGCGATGCCGAAGCTGCCAAGATCAAGGAGATGGAAAGCAAGGGCTTCACGGTTACCAAGGACGTCGACAAGGCGGCTTGGCAGAAAGCCATGCAGCCGGCTTTCGAAGAATTCGCCAAAGAATTTGGCAAGGATAAAATCAACGCCATCATGAACACCAAATAATCTCCTCCCTGGGCAGTAGCCGTTTCCGATGTCGATACGGGATCGGAAACGGCTACTTGCTTTCCCTGCGACAGAAAATGAACTGCGGGAGTGATAAGCAAATGCTGCAGCTTATTCGGCGGGTCAACGACATTCTCCTAAAAGGCGCCGGTTGGGGCACTGTTTTTTTCATGGCCGTAATGGCTATCGTGATACCCTACGAAGTTTTCGGCCGCTGCCTGCTGGCCAGGATGTCCACCTGGTCGGGCGAGGTATCCACCTTCTCGCTCGTGTGGGCGTCGATGCTCGGCGGCGCGGTCGGCCTGAGGAAGGGCTACCAGGTGGGGATGACGGCGGCGCTTGACGCTCTTCCGCCTGTGGTTGCCAAAATGGTCAGAGGCCTGGGCTTTATTTTTATGTTTATCTTTCTGGGGGTCATGATCTATTACGGGGCCAGTCAGACGCTGGCCAACGCGGCCCAGCGGTCGCCGGCCATGCAAATACCGATGTGCTACCCCTACGCCGCTCTGCCGGTAGGCTTTTTGCTCATGCTGCTTGTCACCATCGAGGACCTGCTGGTATTCCTGGGGTTGGGGCCAGCTAAGGAGGAACAGGCATGATCTGGCTGTTTCTGATCGCTTTTGTCGGTCTGCTGTGCGTGGGCATCCCTATCGCCATCGGTCTCGGATCTTCCGCTCTGGCTTATATCCTGATGTCAGGCGACGACATATCGCTGACCATCCTAACCCAGACAACTTTCGCCGGCATGGCGTCTTTCCCGCTGCTGGCCATTCCGCTGTTCATGCTGGCCGGCAACCTCATGAACGAGGGCGGCCTGACCCAGGATCTCGTCCGCTTCGCTCGCCTGCTGCTCGGCCATATCAGCGGCGGCCTCGGCCTTGCGACCATCCTGGCCAGCGCGATATTCGCCGCCATCTCCGGCGCGGCGGTGGCCACGGCAGTTGCCATCGGCATGGTGATGATACCGGCAATGAAGCAGGCCGGCTACGAAGAAGACGTATCGGCGGCCGTAACTGCCACGGCGTCCTGCATGGGGCCGATCATCCCGCCCAGCATCCCCTTCATCGTTTACGGCGTTATCGCCAACGTTTCCATCGGCGGCCTGTTCCTGGGCGGGGTTATCCCCGGCATACTGCTGGCGGCCGGTCTGATGTTTTATATGTACTATATCGCCAAGAAGCGCCGCTACCCGATCGAGCCCCGGTCTTCCTTCCGCGAAGTGGTTGTCGGCGCCTGGAAAGCGTTGCCGGCCCTGCTCATGCCGGTAATCATAATGGGCGGCATACTGAGCGGCGTGTTTACGCCGACCGAGGCGGCCGGCGTCGTTGTCGTATACTCGTTTCTGGTAGGGACGTTTTTTTACCGCCGGATCAAGTGGCACAGGCTGCCCGACGTGCTGCTGAACGCCGGCCTGGAGTCGGCGATGATCATGCTGCTGCTCGGCCTGTCGGAGCCCTTTTCCTGGGTCGTCGCGGTCGAGCAACTGCCGCAGCACATGATCGCAGCGATCAACTCCGTCAGCAGCTCGCCGATCGTCGTGCTGATGCTTATCAACATCGCTTTGATAATCATCGGCATC is a window of Selenomonadales bacterium 4137-cl DNA encoding:
- a CDS encoding TRAP transporter small permease encodes the protein MLQLIRRVNDILLKGAGWGTVFFMAVMAIVIPYEVFGRCLLARMSTWSGEVSTFSLVWASMLGGAVGLRKGYQVGMTAALDALPPVVAKMVRGLGFIFMFIFLGVMIYYGASQTLANAAQRSPAMQIPMCYPYAALPVGFLLMLLVTIEDLLVFLGLGPAKEEQA
- a CDS encoding TRAP transporter large permease; protein product: MIWLFLIAFVGLLCVGIPIAIGLGSSALAYILMSGDDISLTILTQTTFAGMASFPLLAIPLFMLAGNLMNEGGLTQDLVRFARLLLGHISGGLGLATILASAIFAAISGAAVATAVAIGMVMIPAMKQAGYEEDVSAAVTATASCMGPIIPPSIPFIVYGVIANVSIGGLFLGGVIPGILLAAGLMFYMYYIAKKRRYPIEPRSSFREVVVGAWKALPALLMPVIIMGGILSGVFTPTEAAGVVVVYSFLVGTFFYRRIKWHRLPDVLLNAGLESAMIMLLLGLSEPFSWVVAVEQLPQHMIAAINSVSSSPIVVLMLINIALIIIGIPIETAPALVIVAPMLAPMAVKLGIDPIHMGVVVCFNLVIGLITPPVGAVLFAVCGLSNMSLEKLSKAIWAPFWIALAVLALITYIPALSTFLPNLLMSGIK